One segment of Rhodopirellula baltica SH 1 DNA contains the following:
- a CDS encoding DUF1559 domain-containing protein codes for MQRNRKRRRGFTLVELLVVVAIIGVLVGLLLPAVQAAREAARRMSCSNNFKQIGLAIHNYHSAYNNLPVHASGTYAVGGRDPWDTNPGREISSNKRLSFLVGTLPFLEQQGLWEQISNPLSVNSDGSTKSPPWQPMGPHPDRVQYPPWATEIPSFRCPSDPGRGLPSLGRTNYAACMGDSAVYSRDSYLDVDEVASGATLPYRTDTAHAAASNSAQRGMFVNGREVQFRDTLDGLSNTIMCGEITTDLGNNDKRTTVPTNTGGHAAPNEKNQCRLDPSYAEPYIDPERPQFWSPSGLTKQAVWGRGFRWHDYMPPYSQMTTVLSPNRELCSDGRDHRDVVSPPSSQHQGGVHVLMGDGAVRFVTDSIEAGNKNAPQVSNRAGSPPPGSPSPYGLWGSLGSRAAKEVIDGEF; via the coding sequence ATGCAAAGGAACAGAAAACGGAGACGAGGGTTCACGTTGGTGGAACTCCTTGTCGTGGTCGCGATCATCGGCGTATTGGTGGGCCTGTTGCTCCCCGCCGTACAAGCCGCACGCGAGGCAGCCAGACGCATGAGCTGCAGCAACAATTTCAAGCAAATTGGCTTGGCGATCCACAACTACCATTCGGCTTACAACAATCTTCCAGTCCATGCATCGGGAACCTATGCCGTGGGTGGGCGAGACCCTTGGGACACAAATCCGGGTCGCGAAATTTCGTCTAACAAGCGTTTGTCATTTCTGGTTGGCACTTTGCCGTTCCTTGAACAGCAAGGCCTTTGGGAACAAATATCCAATCCACTCAGCGTGAATTCGGATGGATCGACCAAGAGCCCACCATGGCAGCCCATGGGTCCTCACCCCGACCGCGTTCAGTATCCGCCGTGGGCCACTGAAATTCCGTCATTCCGCTGCCCTAGTGATCCAGGCCGTGGCTTACCATCGCTTGGGCGAACAAACTACGCGGCCTGCATGGGAGACTCAGCGGTTTACTCTCGAGACTCTTATTTGGACGTGGACGAAGTTGCGTCGGGCGCTACATTGCCCTATCGAACCGACACCGCGCACGCGGCGGCTTCTAATTCAGCCCAGCGCGGCATGTTCGTCAACGGTCGAGAAGTTCAATTTCGCGATACGCTCGACGGACTTTCCAACACGATTATGTGCGGCGAGATCACGACGGACTTGGGCAACAACGACAAACGCACGACGGTTCCGACCAATACCGGTGGACATGCGGCGCCAAACGAAAAGAACCAGTGTCGACTGGATCCATCTTATGCCGAGCCCTACATCGATCCTGAACGCCCTCAGTTTTGGTCACCATCCGGCTTGACCAAGCAAGCTGTTTGGGGACGTGGTTTTCGCTGGCACGACTACATGCCACCCTATTCCCAGATGACCACGGTGTTATCGCCCAACCGCGAACTATGCTCCGACGGTCGAGACCATCGCGATGTGGTATCGCCCCCTTCGAGCCAACACCAGGGCGGAGTCCATGTGTTGATGGGAGACGGCGCAGTCAGGTTCGTTACCGACTCGATTGAAGCTGGTAATAAAAATGCACCGCAGGTATCAAACCGAGCCGGGTCGCCCCCGCCAGGCAGCCCCAGCCCATACGGACTGTGGGGATCACTCGGGTCACGTGCTGCAAAAGAAGTGATCGACGGAGAGTTCTAG
- a CDS encoding BatA domain-containing protein, whose amino-acid sequence MSMLAPFFLAGALAVAAPILFHLIRQHPKGAVPFSSVMFLREVPPRLTRRSRLDQWPLLLLRALALLLLAAAFARPFLRGADDQFNNTPVRRIAVLVDRSASMQREDLWEQAIQKAETVLTDLSAQDQFAVFVFDTKIERIWETSLAATSDERQNALALQALTEVQPTWRATDLGTALREAADWAQWPTESPTAGEDGLADEEAITRGQLPGPASIVLISDLQDGSKLDALQQNTWPEQVTLDIRRVVPKEEGNATAIMMNDQTLENLQESSASNANRKLPVRVVNSKLASQFDLTLQWNDASDKQTIQVEADATQIIRLDQPADSVTAMVLSGDNSPFDNTVHWVAPEKRSYRLLHVGDVQDDPRESLFYYLERVPLDNATRTVSIQTTTVAKLPTDLDPRECPLMVVSDVANTDAFIQSLVTYTEAGGRVLFVLDESDDAKDLITCIASVTDNDSLSAEEATVDDYAMWSRVDFSSPLFASMADPQFNDFSKIQFWNHRNVSGLEEAGWNILANFDSGAPALAQTGNVWLLTTGWQPSSSQLALSTKFIPLIAQMFTGNEGTTRYVAGHVVGTPLPWPATEGAELVRSDGESSPYEQASDADFIDRPGVHQLKLPDEAPITFASNLSESESQTDAMDEDTLERLGIGLGEAATAEKLTQATLQLRDRELESNQRLWQWLLLAAIGMLVIETLWGGRYAKRIA is encoded by the coding sequence ATGAGCATGCTCGCCCCGTTTTTCCTAGCCGGTGCACTGGCCGTCGCGGCACCCATCTTGTTTCACCTGATTCGGCAGCACCCCAAGGGTGCCGTGCCGTTCAGCTCGGTGATGTTCCTGCGAGAGGTCCCGCCACGACTGACCCGCCGCAGCCGTTTGGATCAGTGGCCATTGCTGCTCCTTCGAGCACTCGCGTTGTTGTTGTTGGCCGCCGCCTTTGCTAGACCGTTTCTGCGTGGTGCTGACGACCAGTTCAACAACACACCCGTTCGGCGGATCGCGGTGTTGGTCGACCGAAGTGCCAGCATGCAACGGGAAGACCTTTGGGAACAAGCAATCCAAAAAGCTGAAACGGTTCTGACTGATCTATCAGCGCAAGACCAATTCGCGGTGTTTGTCTTCGACACCAAAATTGAACGCATCTGGGAAACATCGCTCGCGGCAACATCCGATGAACGTCAGAACGCACTCGCTCTGCAAGCTCTCACGGAAGTTCAACCCACTTGGCGAGCCACCGATCTGGGAACCGCCCTTCGCGAAGCCGCCGATTGGGCACAGTGGCCGACCGAGTCACCGACAGCGGGAGAAGACGGATTAGCCGACGAAGAAGCGATTACCCGAGGCCAGCTACCGGGTCCTGCCAGCATCGTTTTGATTTCCGATCTGCAAGACGGTTCCAAACTCGATGCACTGCAGCAAAACACTTGGCCCGAACAAGTTACCTTGGACATCCGGCGAGTGGTGCCGAAGGAAGAAGGCAATGCGACCGCGATCATGATGAATGATCAAACCTTGGAGAACTTGCAAGAATCATCCGCGTCCAATGCCAATCGCAAGCTTCCGGTCCGGGTCGTCAATTCCAAACTCGCTTCCCAGTTCGATCTGACGTTGCAATGGAACGACGCCAGTGACAAACAAACGATCCAGGTCGAAGCTGATGCAACCCAGATCATCCGTCTCGACCAGCCGGCGGATTCCGTCACCGCAATGGTCCTGTCCGGTGACAACTCGCCCTTTGACAATACCGTTCACTGGGTTGCTCCCGAGAAACGCTCGTATCGACTGCTGCATGTCGGCGACGTTCAAGACGATCCTCGCGAAAGTCTGTTTTATTACCTGGAACGGGTTCCGCTGGACAACGCAACCCGAACGGTCTCGATTCAAACCACCACCGTCGCGAAGTTGCCGACCGACTTGGATCCACGTGAATGCCCGCTCATGGTTGTCAGCGATGTCGCAAACACCGACGCCTTCATACAGTCACTGGTAACGTACACCGAAGCAGGCGGCCGAGTGTTGTTTGTGTTGGATGAATCCGATGACGCGAAGGATTTGATCACTTGCATCGCATCAGTCACCGACAACGATTCACTCTCCGCGGAAGAAGCCACCGTCGATGACTACGCCATGTGGTCGCGAGTTGATTTTTCGTCGCCGTTGTTTGCATCGATGGCGGACCCGCAATTCAATGATTTCAGCAAAATCCAATTTTGGAATCATCGAAACGTTTCAGGACTTGAAGAAGCCGGTTGGAACATACTGGCAAATTTTGATTCTGGTGCACCGGCACTGGCTCAAACGGGCAACGTTTGGTTGCTGACAACGGGTTGGCAACCGTCTTCGAGCCAACTGGCTCTGTCCACAAAATTCATCCCGTTGATCGCTCAAATGTTCACCGGCAACGAAGGGACGACGAGATATGTGGCTGGGCATGTGGTGGGAACGCCGCTTCCGTGGCCCGCAACCGAGGGCGCAGAACTGGTTCGCTCGGACGGTGAATCATCGCCTTACGAGCAAGCCTCTGATGCTGACTTCATCGATCGTCCCGGTGTTCATCAATTGAAGCTACCGGACGAAGCCCCCATCACATTCGCGAGCAATCTGTCCGAGTCCGAGAGTCAAACCGACGCGATGGACGAAGACACGCTCGAACGTCTGGGCATTGGATTGGGCGAAGCCGCCACGGCGGAAAAACTGACTCAAGCGACTCTGCAACTTCGAGATCGCGAATTGGAAAGCAACCAACGTTTGTGGCAATGGTTGTTACTCGCTGCGATCGGAATGTTGGTGATCGAAACCCTCTGGGGAGGACGCTATGCGAAACGAATTGCTTGA
- a CDS encoding hydroxypyruvate isomerase family protein, whose amino-acid sequence MNSPARLKASVCVDAVLENLSTVDAMKLVADCGYPAFEFWKWWDKDLDSINQAREELQLQVAAVCTKFVSLVDPDVRAEYLAGLKESIAAAGSLNCPVLISQVGDARPGVDRAEQRDCLIAGLKEAAPMLEDSGVVLAIEPLNELIDHAGYYLVRSDEAFSIIQEVDSPNVKVTFDIYHQQISEGHVIANLTQNVDAIAHFHAAGNPGRHELDRGELHYPSIFAAIADTGYSGHVGLEYWPVNEAAAGLREAASWIKKV is encoded by the coding sequence ATGAATTCGCCCGCTCGATTGAAAGCTTCCGTCTGCGTCGACGCTGTCCTCGAAAACCTGTCCACCGTCGATGCGATGAAGTTGGTCGCGGATTGTGGCTACCCCGCCTTCGAATTTTGGAAGTGGTGGGACAAAGACCTGGACTCAATCAATCAAGCACGCGAAGAGTTGCAGCTTCAGGTCGCCGCCGTCTGCACAAAGTTCGTCAGCCTGGTGGATCCCGACGTGCGAGCCGAATACCTCGCTGGTTTGAAGGAATCCATCGCCGCGGCTGGGAGCCTGAATTGCCCCGTGCTGATTTCGCAGGTCGGCGATGCACGACCGGGAGTCGATCGTGCCGAGCAACGCGACTGCTTGATCGCGGGTCTAAAAGAAGCCGCACCGATGCTGGAAGATTCCGGCGTGGTGCTGGCGATCGAACCTCTCAACGAATTAATTGATCACGCCGGCTACTACCTCGTCCGCAGTGACGAAGCGTTCTCGATCATCCAAGAGGTCGACAGCCCCAACGTGAAGGTGACATTTGATATCTATCACCAACAAATCAGCGAAGGTCATGTGATCGCGAATTTGACGCAGAACGTTGATGCGATCGCTCACTTCCATGCCGCCGGCAATCCCGGTCGACATGAACTCGACCGTGGCGAATTGCATTACCCGTCCATTTTCGCTGCGATCGCGGACACCGGCTACTCCGGCCACGTTGGGCTGGAGTATTGGCCGGTGAACGAAGCCGCTGCGGGACTTCGCGAAGCGGCTTCGTGGATCAAGAAGGTTTGA
- a CDS encoding DEAD/DEAH box helicase codes for MSDHPASNETLVDPTSELNSQERAQDTFEMSTTETVVDPSAQWAAHYANPVIDPSEMPSPAVDESLLFYQADCTDEASDVIVEVQAEPAIELNTEPVQVEIAEPEQHVQEQPKSQEQPAESDAVASPDAVIAEPEVAREPEPANEAVVESQPVATMAPPVVEEPVAAAETAASPEPVVEPEVVAEQKPAVQSEPVAKQEQSVREELAPPAQSQSAQTEEPAKAEKAPESNEPAEPLFRDLDLRAEVQKAVAASGYDKPTPIQAEIIPYMLDGRDVLAQSQTGTGKTAAFALPILSRVDVRSRRPQVLVLAPTRELAIQVARSFTKYGADLSGFQVAAIYGGQDYEPQLKQLRRGVQVVVGTPGRVIDHVKRGTLDLGSLDCLVLDEADEMLNMGFLEDVQFVLEKSPEGRQVALFSATLPKPIRKIADEYLNDPARITIKSKTITAASVRQRALFVSPRDKIDALTRILEVEETDGVIVFTKTKDSTLSVAEKLSQQGFSAIALNGDMPQKVRERTIDQLKRGQLDVLVATDVAARGLDVPRISHVFNFDLPHDSESYVHRIGRTGRAGRSGQAIIFLTNAQRRQLRFIENTTKQPIEIIDIPTVADINEARVRRFKQRITDVSADQDLTVYKDMIAQYAEESGKPMEMIAAALAEMSQNGRPFLLKERPKKQRERSDRDNSRGRDSFDSNDRSGNRGSFGDDRPRRPKGRPLTPVKEGMTRYRLDVGWQDGVKPGNIVGAVANEAGIDGEYIGPINIRDSHTLIDLPEGMPSDIYQTLRKTWVAGKRLNLEEAGDVVDDFEGDGGRSNFRKEGFRKGKFSGNGGSGGKNFSGGKRSFGNKSRNNGSTAPTAKRGKKKFKPS; via the coding sequence ATGTCTGATCATCCCGCTTCCAATGAAACGTTGGTCGATCCTACGTCCGAGTTGAATTCGCAAGAACGAGCTCAGGACACATTTGAAATGTCGACAACCGAGACGGTCGTCGATCCTTCGGCACAATGGGCGGCTCACTATGCCAACCCAGTGATTGATCCGAGCGAAATGCCATCGCCGGCTGTCGACGAATCCTTGCTGTTCTATCAAGCCGACTGCACCGATGAAGCGTCCGACGTGATCGTCGAAGTGCAAGCAGAGCCAGCGATCGAACTGAACACAGAACCTGTTCAGGTCGAAATCGCTGAACCAGAGCAGCACGTTCAAGAGCAACCGAAATCGCAGGAACAGCCAGCTGAATCCGATGCTGTTGCATCACCAGATGCAGTGATCGCTGAGCCTGAGGTGGCTCGCGAACCAGAACCTGCGAATGAAGCCGTGGTGGAATCGCAGCCCGTTGCAACGATGGCGCCACCTGTCGTCGAAGAGCCTGTTGCGGCTGCGGAAACAGCGGCCAGCCCAGAACCAGTCGTTGAACCGGAAGTGGTTGCGGAGCAAAAGCCCGCAGTTCAATCAGAACCCGTTGCTAAACAAGAACAGTCTGTTCGCGAAGAATTGGCTCCGCCAGCTCAGAGCCAGTCCGCACAAACAGAAGAGCCCGCGAAGGCGGAGAAGGCACCTGAGTCGAACGAGCCGGCTGAGCCACTGTTCCGCGATTTGGACCTGCGAGCAGAAGTTCAAAAAGCGGTTGCCGCATCGGGTTACGATAAACCAACTCCAATTCAAGCCGAGATCATCCCCTACATGTTGGATGGTCGCGACGTTTTGGCACAGTCGCAAACTGGCACCGGCAAAACGGCTGCATTTGCATTGCCGATCTTGTCGCGTGTCGATGTTCGCAGCCGTCGCCCACAAGTCCTCGTGCTGGCACCAACACGCGAATTGGCGATCCAAGTGGCTCGGTCGTTCACCAAGTACGGTGCTGATCTGAGTGGTTTCCAGGTTGCTGCTATCTACGGTGGACAAGACTACGAACCACAACTCAAACAGCTCCGTCGCGGTGTCCAAGTCGTCGTCGGCACACCGGGCCGAGTCATTGATCACGTCAAACGCGGTACGTTGGATCTCGGTTCGCTCGATTGCCTTGTGCTCGATGAAGCCGACGAAATGCTCAACATGGGATTCTTGGAAGACGTTCAGTTTGTCCTCGAAAAATCGCCTGAAGGACGGCAAGTCGCGTTGTTCTCTGCGACGTTGCCAAAGCCAATCCGCAAGATCGCTGACGAGTATCTCAACGACCCAGCTCGGATCACGATCAAGTCAAAGACGATCACCGCCGCTTCGGTTCGCCAGCGTGCGTTGTTTGTTTCACCACGCGACAAAATTGATGCGTTGACTCGCATCTTGGAAGTGGAAGAAACCGATGGAGTGATCGTCTTCACGAAGACAAAGGACTCCACGCTGAGTGTGGCTGAAAAGCTGAGCCAGCAAGGGTTTTCCGCTATCGCACTGAACGGCGACATGCCACAGAAGGTTCGAGAGCGGACAATTGACCAACTCAAGCGTGGTCAACTCGACGTTTTGGTTGCAACCGACGTCGCGGCTCGAGGTTTGGACGTGCCACGGATCAGTCACGTGTTCAACTTTGATTTGCCGCACGACAGCGAATCGTATGTGCACCGGATTGGTCGTACCGGTCGAGCGGGACGCAGCGGGCAAGCCATCATCTTCTTGACCAATGCTCAGCGTCGTCAGCTTCGGTTCATTGAGAACACGACCAAGCAACCCATTGAAATCATCGACATCCCAACGGTTGCCGATATCAACGAGGCTCGCGTGCGGCGTTTCAAGCAACGCATCACCGATGTTTCCGCTGATCAGGATTTGACGGTCTACAAAGACATGATCGCTCAGTACGCGGAAGAATCTGGCAAACCGATGGAGATGATCGCTGCCGCACTGGCAGAAATGAGCCAGAACGGACGTCCGTTCTTGTTGAAGGAACGTCCCAAGAAGCAGCGCGAACGTTCCGACCGAGACAATTCTCGCGGTCGTGACTCATTTGATTCGAACGATCGCTCCGGCAATCGTGGATCCTTCGGCGATGATCGCCCTCGTCGTCCCAAAGGCCGTCCACTCACACCCGTCAAAGAAGGCATGACTCGATATCGCCTTGATGTCGGTTGGCAGGACGGAGTCAAACCCGGCAACATTGTTGGTGCAGTTGCAAACGAAGCTGGTATCGATGGCGAATACATCGGCCCGATCAACATTCGCGACTCGCACACTTTGATCGACCTGCCCGAAGGCATGCCCTCGGACATCTATCAAACGCTTCGCAAAACTTGGGTGGCCGGCAAACGGTTGAACCTTGAAGAAGCAGGTGACGTCGTCGATGACTTCGAAGGCGACGGTGGCCGCAGCAACTTCCGCAAGGAGGGTTTCCGCAAAGGCAAGTTCTCTGGCAACGGAGGTTCGGGCGGCAAGAACTTCAGTGGCGGAAAGCGTTCGTTTGGCAATAAGTCTCGCAATAACGGAAGCACCGCACCCACCGCGAAACGCGGCAAGAAGAAGTTCAAACCTTCTTGA
- a CDS encoding phosphoesterase, with translation MSSNATTEEHVLVIPATLIESIGHLEGFDRNVDRFLQPILASDELSYRPRGAMELDPSFKQLIPYVVMQWTDPADGAVKWFQYTRGGGSGEKRLHAKRSIGVGGHISQEDAGGEEDPYTIGMRRELEEEVTIGAPYVDQREGLLYDPSNEVGRVHLGVVHRFILEQPLVTSNEAELAEGQFVSVKQLRQEREHLETWSQLTLDALFPESV, from the coding sequence ATGTCCTCCAACGCCACCACCGAAGAACACGTCCTTGTCATTCCCGCGACCTTGATCGAATCGATTGGGCATTTGGAAGGGTTTGACCGCAACGTGGACCGATTCCTGCAGCCTATTCTTGCCAGCGACGAATTGTCTTATCGCCCACGCGGTGCAATGGAGCTCGATCCGAGTTTCAAACAATTGATCCCCTACGTGGTGATGCAGTGGACGGATCCGGCTGACGGCGCGGTCAAATGGTTTCAATACACTCGCGGTGGTGGTTCGGGTGAAAAACGTCTGCACGCCAAACGCAGCATCGGTGTCGGTGGTCACATCAGCCAAGAAGATGCGGGTGGCGAAGAAGACCCATACACCATCGGCATGCGTCGCGAGCTAGAAGAAGAAGTGACGATTGGAGCACCCTACGTCGATCAACGAGAAGGTTTGCTTTATGACCCGAGCAACGAAGTTGGTCGGGTGCACTTGGGAGTCGTCCATCGCTTCATCTTGGAGCAACCACTCGTCACCAGCAACGAGGCCGAACTCGCCGAAGGTCAGTTCGTTTCCGTAAAACAACTCCGCCAAGAACGCGAGCACCTGGAAACCTGGAGCCAACTTACACTGGACGCACTGTTTCCTGAGTCGGTCTAG
- a CDS encoding Ig-like domain-containing protein — protein MNDAFNSSDNWSQHLVWGAPEWIFPAGILAVVLTAAIGWSYARSRATTPIRVLAATLKLIAVALMLLCLLQPMWRGERPRPQANLFPILVDTSQSMQLQDVDEELSRGQNFANALAADSDWRVRLEQTFDVRLFGADSRLSRMADIDTIEFDGMQSSIQTSIDALSQRLKGRPVAGALLFSDGNLTDPSAEQITGTDSPFPIFPVLPDAPTTPTDLRLERVSVTQSDFETSPMTVRADVMATGLKDQDVVVQLLNASGTSVEEKTVTIEKEGELQSVTFRFRPEQSGTQFYRVLAFTPSQRQSIRSQIDEGNAWLEGSSGDEATLRNNQRWIDVQPRRGPFRILYLAGRPNWEFKFLRRALQSDAETQLVGLLRIADKEPKFSFRDKGVNSSNPLFAGLGEDEEETREQYDEAVMIRLGVKESEELSKGFPETPEELFGYHGIILDDIEPEFFTQDQMLLLRQFVSLRGGGLLMMGGQESFNDDSFGKTPLGELSPVYPPRNRSDQPAPAGKWSITREGMLQPWQRLRETEAAEKLRLLKMPPFRVTHEVGDIKPGAIELAQLETSSGQPAPAFITQRFGKGRTAAMPIGDFWRWSMRKNQYDNTTEVSDDPAQAWRQMARWLVGEVPRRVELTIQPDGSTGSTNLRVLVRDESYLPMENATVTLNVTGEDGVSIPLTARPDANELGTYAATFVSRDSGRFTVSADVKAADQSFIGNDEGGWVSDPGMEETQRLSWNENWLKNLAESTGGEVLRVSDLGDFVSDLPNREIPVTETWVYPLWHQTWVMLLAMACLCGEWGLRRWKGLA, from the coding sequence TTGAACGACGCTTTCAATTCATCTGACAACTGGAGCCAGCATTTGGTTTGGGGTGCACCGGAGTGGATCTTTCCTGCGGGCATCCTAGCCGTGGTGCTTACCGCCGCGATTGGTTGGTCCTACGCACGTTCACGCGCAACCACGCCGATTCGCGTGCTCGCGGCTACGCTGAAACTGATCGCCGTGGCATTGATGCTGCTGTGTTTGCTTCAACCGATGTGGCGAGGCGAACGTCCTCGACCGCAGGCCAACCTGTTTCCGATCTTGGTCGACACCAGCCAGAGCATGCAGCTCCAAGATGTCGACGAGGAACTTTCACGTGGGCAGAACTTTGCCAACGCGTTGGCTGCCGACTCGGACTGGCGAGTTCGTCTGGAACAAACGTTTGACGTCCGCCTGTTCGGTGCAGATTCACGACTGAGCCGTATGGCCGACATCGACACAATCGAATTCGACGGCATGCAATCGTCCATACAAACTTCGATCGATGCATTGTCGCAGCGACTCAAAGGACGCCCCGTCGCCGGTGCGTTGTTATTCAGCGATGGCAATCTCACCGATCCCTCCGCGGAACAGATCACCGGCACCGATTCACCGTTCCCAATCTTCCCCGTTCTCCCCGACGCTCCGACCACCCCAACGGACTTGCGACTGGAACGAGTCAGCGTGACTCAAAGCGATTTTGAGACGTCGCCAATGACCGTTCGCGCCGATGTGATGGCGACCGGGCTGAAAGACCAAGACGTTGTCGTTCAATTGCTCAACGCATCCGGGACTTCCGTCGAAGAGAAAACTGTCACCATCGAAAAGGAAGGCGAGCTGCAATCGGTTACTTTTCGTTTTCGCCCCGAACAATCTGGCACCCAGTTCTATCGAGTGCTGGCCTTCACTCCATCACAACGTCAATCGATCCGTTCTCAAATCGATGAAGGCAATGCGTGGCTGGAAGGATCATCCGGCGATGAAGCCACGTTGCGAAACAATCAACGTTGGATCGACGTTCAACCTCGGCGTGGCCCGTTCCGAATTCTGTACTTGGCCGGACGCCCGAACTGGGAATTCAAGTTCTTACGTCGTGCGTTGCAGAGCGATGCGGAAACCCAACTCGTGGGCCTGCTTCGAATCGCGGACAAGGAACCCAAATTCAGCTTCCGCGACAAAGGCGTCAACAGCAGCAACCCATTGTTCGCTGGTTTAGGCGAGGACGAAGAAGAAACCCGCGAGCAATACGACGAAGCAGTCATGATCCGCCTGGGAGTCAAAGAATCCGAAGAACTCAGCAAAGGGTTCCCAGAGACACCCGAAGAATTGTTTGGGTATCACGGGATCATTCTGGACGACATCGAACCGGAGTTTTTTACACAGGACCAGATGCTGCTGCTGCGACAATTCGTGAGTCTGCGTGGCGGCGGATTGCTGATGATGGGCGGCCAAGAATCCTTCAACGACGATTCCTTTGGCAAGACACCTCTGGGCGAACTGTCCCCCGTCTACCCACCGCGCAATCGGTCCGACCAACCGGCTCCCGCTGGCAAATGGTCCATCACCCGAGAAGGCATGCTGCAACCGTGGCAACGACTTCGCGAAACGGAAGCAGCTGAAAAGCTGCGTCTGTTAAAGATGCCGCCGTTCCGCGTGACGCACGAGGTGGGTGACATCAAACCCGGAGCCATCGAATTGGCCCAATTGGAAACGAGTTCTGGCCAACCCGCCCCCGCCTTCATCACCCAGCGATTCGGGAAAGGCCGAACAGCTGCCATGCCGATCGGCGACTTCTGGCGATGGTCGATGCGGAAGAACCAATACGACAACACCACCGAGGTCAGTGATGATCCAGCTCAGGCATGGCGTCAAATGGCGCGTTGGTTGGTGGGCGAAGTCCCTCGCCGCGTGGAACTGACGATCCAACCGGATGGCTCGACCGGATCGACCAACCTGCGAGTCTTGGTACGAGATGAGTCGTATCTTCCGATGGAAAATGCGACGGTGACACTCAACGTGACCGGTGAAGATGGCGTTTCAATCCCGCTGACCGCTCGTCCGGATGCAAACGAACTTGGCACCTACGCCGCAACGTTTGTCTCGCGTGACTCCGGTCGGTTCACGGTATCAGCCGATGTCAAAGCGGCTGACCAAAGCTTCATCGGAAACGACGAAGGTGGTTGGGTCAGCGATCCCGGCATGGAAGAGACTCAGCGTTTGTCGTGGAACGAAAATTGGCTGAAGAACTTGGCCGAATCCACCGGTGGCGAAGTCTTGCGGGTATCGGACCTAGGCGACTTCGTCAGCGACCTACCCAATCGAGAAATACCAGTGACCGAGACTTGGGTCTATCCTCTTTGGCACCAAACATGGGTGATGCTCCTCGCGATGGCCTGCCTGTGCGGCGAATGGGGACTTCGACGATGGAAGGGACTCGCATGA
- a CDS encoding DUF1559 domain-containing protein, producing MHKRFSRPRGFTLVELLVVIAIIGVLVGLLLPAVQAAREAARRMSCSNNFKQLGLAAHNYHSAYNNLPVQGSGTYAVGGRDPWDGNPNGDISSNYRLSYLVGMLPFLEQQGLWEQISNPLSINSDGTVRSPSWQAMGPHPDRVQYPPWATELPTLRCPSDPGSGLPSLGRTNYAACHGDSAVYSRDSYLDVDEVAEGGKLPYISDTAHAAASSASHRGMFVTGRHMKFRDTLDGLSNTIMCGEIATDLGDNDKRTTVATNVGAHAAPNEKNQCRLDPSYAEPYLDPERPQFWTSTVTKQVVWGRGYRWHDYMPPYSQMTTILAPNAQLCSEGTDHRDVVSPPSSRHQGGVHVLMGDGAVKFITDSIEAGNKNAPQVSDRAGSPAAGSKSPYGLWGALGSRSAKEVIDGEF from the coding sequence ATGCACAAACGTTTCTCGCGGCCTCGCGGTTTCACCTTGGTGGAATTGCTTGTTGTCATCGCAATCATCGGGGTGCTCGTCGGACTATTGCTTCCTGCGGTCCAGGCCGCCCGCGAAGCAGCCCGCCGTATGAGTTGCAGCAACAATTTCAAGCAGCTTGGATTAGCTGCCCACAACTACCACTCGGCCTACAACAACCTGCCAGTCCAAGGCTCAGGAACGTATGCCGTTGGGGGACGTGATCCATGGGACGGCAACCCAAACGGAGACATTTCCTCAAACTATCGCCTGTCGTATCTGGTAGGCATGTTGCCATTCCTAGAACAACAAGGCCTGTGGGAACAAATCTCGAACCCCTTGAGCATCAACTCGGACGGCACCGTTCGAAGTCCATCTTGGCAGGCCATGGGACCTCACCCCGATCGAGTGCAATACCCACCATGGGCGACTGAACTTCCAACTCTGCGATGCCCGAGCGATCCTGGCTCTGGTTTGCCATCGCTTGGCCGGACGAACTACGCGGCTTGCCACGGTGACTCAGCTGTCTACTCTCGTGATTCGTACCTCGACGTCGACGAAGTGGCCGAAGGCGGCAAACTCCCCTATATCTCAGACACTGCCCACGCCGCTGCTTCGAGCGCATCACACCGTGGGATGTTTGTTACGGGACGCCACATGAAGTTTCGCGACACATTGGATGGCTTGTCCAACACAATCATGTGTGGGGAGATTGCTACCGACCTCGGTGACAATGACAAACGAACCACAGTTGCCACCAACGTGGGCGCCCATGCTGCACCCAATGAAAAGAACCAATGTCGACTGGATCCGTCTTATGCTGAACCTTACCTCGACCCAGAGCGCCCACAATTTTGGACCAGTACGGTAACGAAACAGGTGGTGTGGGGACGTGGTTATCGTTGGCATGACTACATGCCTCCATACAGCCAAATGACCACGATCTTGGCTCCAAACGCGCAACTCTGCTCAGAAGGAACCGACCACCGAGATGTGGTTTCGCCACCTTCGAGTCGCCACCAAGGCGGTGTTCACGTTCTGATGGGAGACGGTGCTGTCAAATTCATCACCGACTCGATCGAAGCAGGCAACAAGAATGCACCTCAGGTGTCGGATCGAGCAGGCTCGCCTGCTGCTGGCAGCAAAAGCCCATACGGTCTTTGGGGAGCCCTCGGATCGCGATCCGCGAAAGAAGTGATCGACGGCGAATTCTAA